One segment of Meriones unguiculatus strain TT.TT164.6M chromosome 3, Bangor_MerUng_6.1, whole genome shotgun sequence DNA contains the following:
- the Atp5me gene encoding ATP synthase subunit e, mitochondrial has protein sequence MVPPVQVSPLIKFGRYSALILGMAYGAKRYSYLKPRAEEERRIAAEEKKRLDELKRIERERAEAEDDSILK, from the exons ATGGTGCCCCCTGTGCAGGTCTCTCCGCTCATCAAG TTCGGCCGATACTCCGCCCTGATCCTCGGCATGGCCTACGGCGCCAAGCGCTACA GTTACCTGAAACCTcgggcagaggaggagaggagaatagCAGCGGAGGAAAAGAAGCGACTAGATGAGCTGAAACGCATTGAGAGAGAACGGGCGGAAG CTGAAGATGACAGCATCTTGAAGTGA
- the Myl5 gene encoding LOW QUALITY PROTEIN: myosin light chain 5 (The sequence of the model RefSeq protein was modified relative to this genomic sequence to represent the inferred CDS: substituted 1 base at 1 genomic stop codon) — MGQAADKVVNSRVHYRHAAFVQVRHARVNCIHSTEHYTNKLATNKTNVKDNKVDVMLKEPSGPIIFTMFLNMFGKANKTTADEVCPTTNFTSYGCYKPKCIRGQLEVNQMLEFAFIDVGGNLDXKALSYTLTHLEEEAEAAPSFRLQAAASSITLNTQTCP, encoded by the exons ATGGGGCAAGCCGCAGATAAGGTGGTTAATAGCCGTGTCCACTATCGGCATGCCGCCTTTGTGCAAGTCAGGCATG caagggtaaattgtatacattccacagaacattataccaacaagctTGCAACAAACAAAACTAATGTCAAGGATAACAAGGTGGATGTCATGCTCAAGGAGCCCTCAGGGCCCATCATCTTCACCATGTTTCTGAACATGTTTGGAAAA GCTAATAAGACGACTGCAGATGAGGTTTGCCCAACCACCAACTTCACTTCCTATGGCTGCTACAAGCCCAAGTGTATCAGAGGGCAGCTGGAG GTGAATCAGATGCTGGAGTTTGCCTTCATTGATGTGGGTGGCAACCTAGACTGAAAAGCATTGAGCTACACGCTTACCCacctagaggaggaagcagaagctGCTCCGTCATTCAGGCTGCAAGCTGCAGCTAGTTCAATAACACTGAACACACAAACTTGCCCGTGA
- the Slc49a3 gene encoding solute carrier family 49 member A3 isoform X2 yields MAGTVEDGLEAWAGSGTSGIAGDASPGPRTYARRWVFLLVVSLLSCSNAMVNWLSLIYLVVSIPFGMAAIWVLDSVGLRGATILGAWLNFSGSLLRAVPCLDVRIPNPFAFFMSGQSLCALAQTLVVSSPAKLASLWFPEHQRATANMIGTMSNPLGILIANVLSPALVKKAEDIPMMLGAYTVPAAAACLLATACLWESVPPTPPSTGAASSNSESFLCGLKLLVQNKAYIILATCFGGGIGIFSSFSALLEQILCANGYSNEFSGLCGALFIVFGILGALLLGLYVDRTKHFTEATKIGLCLTSLTFVAFALVSQLQRQTFALAVICSLLGLFGFSVAPVVMELAVECTFPVGEGASAGLIFVLGQAEGVLIMLLLTALTVQRTGPSFSTCRQSEDPLDWTTSVLLMASLCTLFTCVLVLFFNTPYRRLEAESAGLPSPRMCAREPRNASPTQVPPLENPGLTPSADTLKEAPGPASLSKGHSGWVETSSEAEPC; encoded by the exons ATGGCCGGAACTGTGGAGGATGGGCTGGAAGCCTGGGCCGGGTCGGGAACCTCCGGGATCGCCGGAGACGCATCGCCTGGTCCCCGAACCTACGCGCGCCGCTGGGTCTTCTTGCTGGTGGTCAGCCTCCTGAGCTGCTCCAATGCCATG GTCAACTGGCTGTCACTAATCTACCTTGTGGTATCCATCCCATTTGGCATGGCCGCCATCTGGGTTCTAGACTCTGTTGGGCTCCGAGGAGCG ACTATCCTGGGTGCATGGTTGAATTTTTCTGGGAGTTTGCTGCGTGCTGTTCCCTGCTTGGATGTCAGGATCCCCAATCCCTTTGCTTTCTTCATGAGTGGCCAGAGCCTCTGTGCCCTGGCCCAGACCCTGGTCGTCTCTTCTCCAGCCAAGCTGGCTTCCTTGTGGTTTCCAGAGCACCAGCGAGCCACAGCTAACATGATCGGCACCATGT CAAACCCTCTGGGCATCCTTATTGCAAATGTGCTGTCCCCTGCCCTAGTCAAGAAAGCAGAAGACATCCCTATGATG CTTGGCGCCTACACTGTCCCCGCTGCCGCTGCCTGTCTGTTGGCCACTGCTTGTCTGTGGGAGAGTGTGCCTCCAACCCCACCATCGACAGGGGCTGCCAGCTCGAATTCAGAGAGTTTCCTCTGCGGGCTCAAACTG CTCGTACAGAATAAGGCCTACATTATCCTGGCCACATGCTTTGGTGGTGGCATTGGTATCTTCTCTAGCTTCTCAGCCCTCCTGGAACAGATCCTTTGTGCCAACGGCTACTCCAAT GAGTTCTCAGGCCTCTGCGGAGCCCTCTTCATTGTGTTTGGGATTTTGGGGGCACTGCTTCTAGGCCTATATGTGGATCGGACCAAGCACTTCACTGAAGCCACCAAGATAGGCCTCTGCCTGACTTCCCTGACCTTCGTGGCCTTTGCTCTG GTGTCCCAGCTGCAGAGGCAGACCTTTGCCTTGGCTGTCATCTGCTCCCTCCTTGGGCTTTTTGGCTTCTCGGTAGCACCGGTGGTCATGGAGCTGGCAGTTGAATGCACGTTTCCTGTGGGTGAGGGGGCCTCAGCCGGTTTAATCTTTGTCCTGGG GCAGGCCGAGGGCGTGCTCATCATGCTGCTGTTGACGGCACTGACTGTGCAGCGGACAGGTCCATCCTTTTCTACCTGCCGGCAGAGTGAGGACCCTCTGGACTGGACAA CGTCCGTGCTGCTGATGGCCAGCCTGTGTACCCTTTTCACCTGTGTCTTGGTGCTCTTCTTCAACACCCCATACCGGCGCCTGGAGGCTGAGTCTGCAGGACTCCCTTCACCCAGGATGTGTGCCAGGGAGCCAAGGAATGCAAGCCCCACCCAAGTGCCACCTCTTGAGAATCCTGGCTTGACACCGTCAGCTGACACCTTGAAGGAAGCTCCtggccctgcctctctctccaaaGGACACTCAGGATGGGTGGAGACATCTAGTGAAGCAGAGCCTTGCTAG
- the Slc49a3 gene encoding solute carrier family 49 member A3 isoform X1: MAGTVEDGLEAWAGSGTSGIAGDASPGPRTYARRWVFLLVVSLLSCSNAMLWLSFAPVADTIAQHFFLSMDQVNWLSLIYLVVSIPFGMAAIWVLDSVGLRGATILGAWLNFSGSLLRAVPCLDVRIPNPFAFFMSGQSLCALAQTLVVSSPAKLASLWFPEHQRATANMIGTMSNPLGILIANVLSPALVKKAEDIPMMLGAYTVPAAAACLLATACLWESVPPTPPSTGAASSNSESFLCGLKLLVQNKAYIILATCFGGGIGIFSSFSALLEQILCANGYSNEFSGLCGALFIVFGILGALLLGLYVDRTKHFTEATKIGLCLTSLTFVAFALVSQLQRQTFALAVICSLLGLFGFSVAPVVMELAVECTFPVGEGASAGLIFVLGQAEGVLIMLLLTALTVQRTGPSFSTCRQSEDPLDWTTSVLLMASLCTLFTCVLVLFFNTPYRRLEAESAGLPSPRMCAREPRNASPTQVPPLENPGLTPSADTLKEAPGPASLSKGHSGWVETSSEAEPC, from the exons ATGGCCGGAACTGTGGAGGATGGGCTGGAAGCCTGGGCCGGGTCGGGAACCTCCGGGATCGCCGGAGACGCATCGCCTGGTCCCCGAACCTACGCGCGCCGCTGGGTCTTCTTGCTGGTGGTCAGCCTCCTGAGCTGCTCCAATGCCATG CTGTGGCTCAGTTTTGCACCTGTGGCAGACACCATAGCACAGCACTTCTTCCTGTCCATGGATCAGGTCAACTGGCTGTCACTAATCTACCTTGTGGTATCCATCCCATTTGGCATGGCCGCCATCTGGGTTCTAGACTCTGTTGGGCTCCGAGGAGCG ACTATCCTGGGTGCATGGTTGAATTTTTCTGGGAGTTTGCTGCGTGCTGTTCCCTGCTTGGATGTCAGGATCCCCAATCCCTTTGCTTTCTTCATGAGTGGCCAGAGCCTCTGTGCCCTGGCCCAGACCCTGGTCGTCTCTTCTCCAGCCAAGCTGGCTTCCTTGTGGTTTCCAGAGCACCAGCGAGCCACAGCTAACATGATCGGCACCATGT CAAACCCTCTGGGCATCCTTATTGCAAATGTGCTGTCCCCTGCCCTAGTCAAGAAAGCAGAAGACATCCCTATGATG CTTGGCGCCTACACTGTCCCCGCTGCCGCTGCCTGTCTGTTGGCCACTGCTTGTCTGTGGGAGAGTGTGCCTCCAACCCCACCATCGACAGGGGCTGCCAGCTCGAATTCAGAGAGTTTCCTCTGCGGGCTCAAACTG CTCGTACAGAATAAGGCCTACATTATCCTGGCCACATGCTTTGGTGGTGGCATTGGTATCTTCTCTAGCTTCTCAGCCCTCCTGGAACAGATCCTTTGTGCCAACGGCTACTCCAAT GAGTTCTCAGGCCTCTGCGGAGCCCTCTTCATTGTGTTTGGGATTTTGGGGGCACTGCTTCTAGGCCTATATGTGGATCGGACCAAGCACTTCACTGAAGCCACCAAGATAGGCCTCTGCCTGACTTCCCTGACCTTCGTGGCCTTTGCTCTG GTGTCCCAGCTGCAGAGGCAGACCTTTGCCTTGGCTGTCATCTGCTCCCTCCTTGGGCTTTTTGGCTTCTCGGTAGCACCGGTGGTCATGGAGCTGGCAGTTGAATGCACGTTTCCTGTGGGTGAGGGGGCCTCAGCCGGTTTAATCTTTGTCCTGGG GCAGGCCGAGGGCGTGCTCATCATGCTGCTGTTGACGGCACTGACTGTGCAGCGGACAGGTCCATCCTTTTCTACCTGCCGGCAGAGTGAGGACCCTCTGGACTGGACAA CGTCCGTGCTGCTGATGGCCAGCCTGTGTACCCTTTTCACCTGTGTCTTGGTGCTCTTCTTCAACACCCCATACCGGCGCCTGGAGGCTGAGTCTGCAGGACTCCCTTCACCCAGGATGTGTGCCAGGGAGCCAAGGAATGCAAGCCCCACCCAAGTGCCACCTCTTGAGAATCCTGGCTTGACACCGTCAGCTGACACCTTGAAGGAAGCTCCtggccctgcctctctctccaaaGGACACTCAGGATGGGTGGAGACATCTAGTGAAGCAGAGCCTTGCTAG
- the Slc49a3 gene encoding solute carrier family 49 member A3 isoform X3, translating into MMLGAYTVPAAAACLLATACLWESVPPTPPSTGAASSNSESFLCGLKLLVQNKAYIILATCFGGGIGIFSSFSALLEQILCANGYSNEFSGLCGALFIVFGILGALLLGLYVDRTKHFTEATKIGLCLTSLTFVAFALVSQLQRQTFALAVICSLLGLFGFSVAPVVMELAVECTFPVGEGASAGLIFVLGQAEGVLIMLLLTALTVQRTGPSFSTCRQSEDPLDWTTSVLLMASLCTLFTCVLVLFFNTPYRRLEAESAGLPSPRMCAREPRNASPTQVPPLENPGLTPSADTLKEAPGPASLSKGHSGWVETSSEAEPC; encoded by the exons ATGATG CTTGGCGCCTACACTGTCCCCGCTGCCGCTGCCTGTCTGTTGGCCACTGCTTGTCTGTGGGAGAGTGTGCCTCCAACCCCACCATCGACAGGGGCTGCCAGCTCGAATTCAGAGAGTTTCCTCTGCGGGCTCAAACTG CTCGTACAGAATAAGGCCTACATTATCCTGGCCACATGCTTTGGTGGTGGCATTGGTATCTTCTCTAGCTTCTCAGCCCTCCTGGAACAGATCCTTTGTGCCAACGGCTACTCCAAT GAGTTCTCAGGCCTCTGCGGAGCCCTCTTCATTGTGTTTGGGATTTTGGGGGCACTGCTTCTAGGCCTATATGTGGATCGGACCAAGCACTTCACTGAAGCCACCAAGATAGGCCTCTGCCTGACTTCCCTGACCTTCGTGGCCTTTGCTCTG GTGTCCCAGCTGCAGAGGCAGACCTTTGCCTTGGCTGTCATCTGCTCCCTCCTTGGGCTTTTTGGCTTCTCGGTAGCACCGGTGGTCATGGAGCTGGCAGTTGAATGCACGTTTCCTGTGGGTGAGGGGGCCTCAGCCGGTTTAATCTTTGTCCTGGG GCAGGCCGAGGGCGTGCTCATCATGCTGCTGTTGACGGCACTGACTGTGCAGCGGACAGGTCCATCCTTTTCTACCTGCCGGCAGAGTGAGGACCCTCTGGACTGGACAA CGTCCGTGCTGCTGATGGCCAGCCTGTGTACCCTTTTCACCTGTGTCTTGGTGCTCTTCTTCAACACCCCATACCGGCGCCTGGAGGCTGAGTCTGCAGGACTCCCTTCACCCAGGATGTGTGCCAGGGAGCCAAGGAATGCAAGCCCCACCCAAGTGCCACCTCTTGAGAATCCTGGCTTGACACCGTCAGCTGACACCTTGAAGGAAGCTCCtggccctgcctctctctccaaaGGACACTCAGGATGGGTGGAGACATCTAGTGAAGCAGAGCCTTGCTAG